In Gossypium raimondii isolate GPD5lz chromosome 12, ASM2569854v1, whole genome shotgun sequence, a single window of DNA contains:
- the LOC105764274 gene encoding uncharacterized protein LOC105764274: MSTQPQQPVVVLPNTVPGQAPPSHNHSDGSFGTVFIVLAVIIVISAIACFLGRLCNRGKNQTKPSDHNHNFGPKERDVELGFDGRVPAAKPGEHDGDPSKGFKMPGNGDHRDPTEIRMAGNGDPTGIGMPGNGAPTGIRIPGNRDPTRIRIPGNRGPTEFRMAGLKPGDDGALKPDA; the protein is encoded by the coding sequence ATGTCCACTCAACCGCAACAACCCGTTGTCGTTTTACCAAATACGGTGCCAGGGCAAGCGCCGCCATCCCATAATCACTCGGATGGATCATTTGGAACAGTTTTTATAGTGCTTGCAGTGATCATTGTTATATCAGCTATAGCTTGCTTTCTTGGAAGGCTGTGTAACCGGGGCAAGAATCAAACGAAACCCTCCGACCATAACCATAATTTCGGTCCTAAAGAGAGGGACGTGGAGTTGGGGTTCGATGGGAGGGTTCCGGCTGCCAAACCAGGTGAGCATGATGGTGACCCCAGCAAAGGGTTCAAAATGCCTGGCAATGGAGATCATAGAGATCCAACAGAAATTAGAATGGCTGGAAATGGAGATCCAACAGGAATTGGAATGCCTGGAAATGGAGCTCCTACAGGAATTAGAATCCCTGGAAATAGAGATCCAACAAGAATTAGAATACCTGGAAATCGGGGTCCCACTGAGTTCAGAATGGCCGGACTTAAGCCTGGGGATGATGG